A portion of the Carya illinoinensis cultivar Pawnee chromosome 11, C.illinoinensisPawnee_v1, whole genome shotgun sequence genome contains these proteins:
- the LOC122282274 gene encoding uncharacterized protein LOC122282274, whose product MNLLSWNCRGLGNPQTVSFLKLLVKEKSPSMIFLMETKCGKERVEAVRRSLKFEACLVVESRGSAGGLALMWKTNTMVSIYNYSRWHINAHVSSFVGDQTWLFTGFYGHLETSKRGGSWEFLKELKPLDSTPWLYSGDFNEITCQAEKVGGSPRPYRQMEVFRESLEWCSLNKIRTEGPIFTWSNNRTGPSHTKEILDRALGNPAWLHMFRDASCMVIPTVKSDHSPLNICLDCKWKTGNSKIRMFRFEAAWNLREGCDHSIKEGWRMEAPGVS is encoded by the coding sequence ATGAACCTTttaagctggaactgccgagggcttgggaaccctcagacAGTTAGCTTCCTTAAACTCTTGGTTAAGGAAAAGAGCCCATCCATGATCTTCCTCATGGAAACAAAGTGTGGAAAAGAAAGAGTGGAAGCAGTTAGAAGAAGCTTGAAGTTTGAGGCTTGCCTGGTAGTGGAAAGTAGAGGAAGTGCAGGTGGCTTGGCTCTAATGTGGAAAACCAACACTATGGTGTCCATCTACAACTATTCTAGATGGCATATCAATGCCCATGTCTCGAGCTTTGTAGGGGACCAAACCTGGCTCTTCACAGGTTTCTATGGCCATCTAGAAACCTCAAAAAGAGGTGGTAGCTGGGAATTCCTTAAAGAACTTAAACCCCTGGACTCAACACCTTGGCTCTACAgtggtgatttcaatgaaattactTGTCAGGCAGAGAAGGTGGGAGGTTCCCCCAGACCCTATAGACAAATGGAGGTGTTCAGAGAATCTCTTGAGTGGTGTTCCTTGAACAAGATTAGGACAGAAGGTCCAATATTCACGTGGTCAAACAATAGAACTGGACCGAGTCATACCAAAGAAATACTGGACCGTGCCTTGGGAAATCCAGCCTGGTTACATATGTTTAGAGATGCCTCCTGTATGGTCATACCTACAGTCAAGTCAGACCACTCACCCCTGAACATCTGCTTAGACTGCAAATGGAAGACTGGAAATAGCAAGATCAGAATGTTCAGATTTGAAGCTGCATGGAACTTAAGGGAAGGGTGTGACCATTCTATTAAGGAAGGGTGGAGAATGGAGGCCCCTGGTGTTAGTTAG
- the LOC122282161 gene encoding histone H2A-like → MSNPVGSNPLTRYPFSVQFLFLVVSRENSSCIKFFWVMETGGKVKRGAAGRKGGGPEKKPVSRSVKASLQFPVGRIGWYLKKGRYSQRVGIGAPVYLTAVLEYLAAELLELAGNAAIDNKKNRMIPRHVLLAVRNDEELGKLLAGVTIAHGGVLPNINPVLLPKKPNKVATKEPKSPSKATKSPKKA, encoded by the coding sequence ATGTCGAACCCCGTTGGGTCGAACCCGCTCACACGATATCCATTTTCAGTCCAATTTCTTTTTCTGGTCGTTTCTCGAGAAAATTCTTCTTGCATCAAATTTTTTTGGGTCATGGAAACGGGGGGAAAGGTGAAGAGAGGTGCTGCAGGGAGGAAGGGAGGCGGTCCTGAGAAGAAACCTGTGTCCCGGTCCGTTAAAGCCAGTCTGCAGTTCCCCGTTGGACGAATCGGCTGGTACTTGAAGAAAGGCCGTTACTCTCAGCGTGTGGGCATCGGTGCTCCTGTTTACCTCACCGCTGTACTCGAGTACCTAGCCGCTGAGCTTTTGGAGTTGGCTGGAAATGCCGCAATAGACAACAAGAAGAACAGGATGATCCCAAGGCACGTGCTACTGGCCGTGAGGAATGATGAAGAGCTTGGGAAGCTTCTCGCTGGTGTGACCATTGCGCATGGAGGTGTCCTTCCCAACATCAATCCCGTCCTTCTGCCGAAGAAGCCTAACAAGGTTGCTACCAAAGAGCCCAAGTCTCCATCTAAGGCCACCAAGTCCCCTAAGAAGGCCTGA